A genomic segment from Desulfonatronum lacustre DSM 10312 encodes:
- a CDS encoding alpha/beta hydrolase produces MHSTLTIAVILVLLYLGLAGWVYVRQDALVYHPMAEITQTPAIYGLDYEDLTLTASDGVNLNAWFVPVEDARGVVLFCHGNAGNIGHRLDSIRIFRDLGLSVLIFDYRGFGRSEGRPSEAGTYLDAQAAWAFLVEEKGVEPERIILFGRSLGGAVAAYLAAQMGREKAPGALILESTFTSLPDMAARLYPFLPVRWLAKYSYNTLGRLGDVHSPVLVVHSPGDDIIPYAHGQALFAAAPEPKMFLEISGGHNAGFLTSGARYVEGLRSFLEGQVSRKYGDAVGGLDIEELSDADERDERYEVE; encoded by the coding sequence ATGCATTCAACCCTGACCATCGCCGTAATCCTGGTTCTGCTCTACCTGGGGCTGGCCGGATGGGTCTATGTTCGCCAGGACGCCCTGGTCTATCATCCCATGGCCGAGATTACCCAGACCCCGGCGATCTATGGCCTGGACTATGAGGATCTGACCCTCACCGCCTCGGACGGGGTGAACCTCAACGCCTGGTTCGTTCCGGTCGAGGACGCCCGTGGCGTGGTGCTTTTTTGCCACGGCAACGCCGGAAACATCGGTCATCGCCTGGACTCCATCCGCATCTTCCGCGACCTGGGCCTGTCCGTGCTGATCTTCGACTACCGCGGCTTCGGGCGCAGTGAGGGACGACCCAGCGAGGCCGGCACCTATCTGGACGCTCAGGCGGCCTGGGCCTTTCTGGTCGAGGAAAAAGGCGTCGAGCCCGAGCGGATCATTCTTTTCGGACGCTCCCTGGGCGGGGCCGTGGCCGCGTACCTGGCCGCGCAGATGGGCCGGGAGAAGGCTCCGGGCGCTCTGATCCTGGAATCCACCTTCACCTCCCTGCCGGACATGGCCGCCCGGCTCTATCCCTTCCTTCCGGTGCGCTGGCTGGCCAAATACAGCTACAACACCCTGGGCCGACTGGGCGACGTCCATTCACCGGTGCTGGTGGTGCACAGCCCGGGAGACGACATCATCCCCTACGCCCATGGCCAGGCCCTCTTCGCCGCCGCGCCCGAACCAAAGATGTTCCTGGAAATCTCCGGAGGGCACAATGCGGGTTTTCTGACTTCCGGGGCGAGGTATGTGGAGGGGTTGCGGTCGTTTCTGGAAGGGCAGGTTTCGAGAAAGTACGGTGACGCGGTTGGCGGTTTGGATATTGAAGAGCTATCAGACGCTGATGAACGGGATGAGCGGTACGAGGTGGAGTGA
- a CDS encoding zinc dependent phospholipase C family protein, with amino-acid sequence MPKENTHLWFARRLWRSAGTGEGARSAEALVQAYPLFFSLGSIIPDAFFYHPLSRGRRMARVLHGSDPRTRTEAFGRMAAWAQQDELGRDKAFILGYLSHVALDRVMHPVVDALSGKRPGQASTGQSIALHRLVETALDQQINRCCRYPRIIWPYPAKRVGVLHRLAAEVGLRRGDLHAALSVQLLVNRLVQGRTAHALVRALHHPPVLDLSVLLNLCYAQLDREPGFTDPGHDGREGFWRDFHAVNWSKLFERAELEAWRLFGLCSGYWTNRLNESEFRRGLPHQPCD; translated from the coding sequence ATGCCCAAGGAAAACACCCATCTCTGGTTCGCCCGACGGCTTTGGCGCTCGGCTGGAACAGGCGAGGGCGCTCGATCCGCCGAGGCCTTGGTCCAGGCCTACCCCTTGTTCTTCTCCCTAGGCTCGATCATCCCGGATGCCTTTTTCTATCACCCCCTCTCTCGCGGGCGGCGGATGGCCCGTGTGCTGCACGGATCGGATCCGCGGACCCGGACCGAGGCCTTTGGCCGCATGGCGGCCTGGGCGCAACAGGACGAGCTCGGACGGGACAAGGCCTTTATTCTGGGCTACCTGTCCCACGTGGCCCTGGACAGGGTCATGCATCCCGTGGTGGACGCCCTGTCCGGCAAGCGTCCCGGCCAGGCTTCCACCGGACAAAGCATCGCCCTGCACCGGCTGGTGGAAACAGCCCTGGATCAGCAAATCAACCGCTGCTGCCGTTATCCGCGGATTATCTGGCCCTATCCGGCCAAAAGAGTAGGGGTGCTGCATCGCCTGGCCGCGGAGGTCGGCCTGCGACGCGGCGACCTCCACGCGGCCTTGTCCGTTCAACTCCTGGTCAATCGACTCGTCCAGGGGCGTACCGCCCACGCCCTGGTCCGCGCACTGCACCATCCGCCGGTGCTGGATCTCTCGGTTCTGCTCAATCTGTGCTACGCGCAACTGGACCGAGAGCCCGGTTTCACGGACCCGGGGCACGACGGAAGGGAGGGTTTCTGGCGTGACTTTCATGCCGTGAACTGGTCGAAGTTGTTTGAACGGGCCGAACTGGAGGCCTGGCGGCTTTTCGGTCTCTGTTCCGGATACTGGACGAATCGCCTAAACGAATCAGAATTCCGACGCGGCCTTCCCCACCAACCCTGCGACTAG
- a CDS encoding putative nucleotidyltransferase substrate binding domain-containing protein, with amino-acid sequence MTHEPTDSDEKRRRLSARSDDPDSLSGEIARAESLADLARAFGSVQEFAARSAGHCLGRFSDGGDDVFALGRLIADLRDKILIRVHDLVLAGTGPPPAAFCLLALGSEGRKEQYLATDQDNALVYDDEEGDEAAIFFEVFAHRFVRMLLELGVPPCPHGVMINAAQWRLSVAEWERAVDHMSDEIDGQGILKMSVLLDMRPVAGAPEPGWKLRRHLLRRIAERPLILRYLAREAVRFSPPLGLFNNFVVQKSGAHKGGLDVKKGGIFPLTQGIRTLAAEHGVLSTSTEERITGLLEAGALSAEFGARMREAYAFFHVLRTGNQAEMIEKRDKPDNFIMPDRLSAAERKRLKACFATVTEFQALVSKKYGLHLLT; translated from the coding sequence ATGACCCACGAACCCACAGACAGCGACGAAAAACGACGACGGCTCTCGGCTCGGAGCGATGACCCGGACAGCCTGTCCGGCGAAATCGCCCGGGCCGAAAGCCTTGCGGACCTGGCCCGGGCCTTCGGCTCGGTCCAGGAGTTCGCGGCCCGTTCCGCTGGCCACTGCCTTGGCCGTTTCTCCGACGGTGGAGACGACGTCTTTGCCCTTGGTCGGCTGATCGCCGATTTGCGCGACAAGATCCTGATCCGGGTGCATGACCTGGTTTTGGCCGGGACCGGACCGCCTCCGGCGGCTTTTTGTCTGCTGGCCTTGGGCAGCGAGGGGCGTAAGGAGCAATATTTGGCCACGGACCAGGACAACGCCCTGGTTTATGACGATGAAGAGGGGGACGAGGCGGCGATTTTTTTCGAGGTCTTCGCCCATCGATTCGTCCGGATGCTTCTGGAACTGGGCGTTCCTCCCTGCCCGCACGGCGTGATGATCAACGCCGCGCAATGGCGTTTGAGCGTCGCGGAGTGGGAGCGGGCCGTGGACCACATGAGCGACGAGATCGATGGGCAGGGCATCCTGAAGATGTCCGTGCTGCTGGACATGCGCCCCGTGGCCGGAGCCCCGGAACCGGGCTGGAAGCTCCGGCGGCATTTGCTCCGGCGGATCGCCGAACGTCCTCTGATCTTGCGCTACCTGGCCCGCGAAGCCGTGCGCTTCAGCCCGCCCCTGGGCTTGTTCAACAATTTCGTCGTTCAGAAGAGCGGGGCACATAAGGGGGGGCTGGACGTAAAAAAAGGCGGAATTTTTCCCCTGACCCAGGGAATCCGAACCTTGGCCGCGGAGCACGGCGTTTTGTCGACCTCCACCGAGGAACGAATCACGGGTCTGCTGGAGGCAGGGGCATTATCCGCCGAATTTGGGGCGAGGATGCGGGAGGCCTATGCTTTTTTTCACGTTCTGCGCACCGGAAATCAGGCCGAAATGATCGAAAAGAGGGACAAGCCGGACAATTTCATCATGCCGGATCGGCTTTCCGCGGCGGAGCGGAAGAGGCTCAAGGCCTGCTTCGCCACCGTGACGGAATTTCAGGCCCTGGTGTCCAAAAAGTACGGACTGCATTTGCTGACCTGA
- a CDS encoding sodium:solute symporter family transporter: MDQIVTSIGQPNITSIVFFLFFICATLVITYYAAKKSRSASQFYAAGRSVTGWQNGLALAGDYMSAASFLGIAGLVSLRGYDGLIYSIGFLVGWPIIMFLIAEPLRNLGKYTFVDVVAYRLSQKPIRIAASIGSLMTVCFYLIAQMVGSGSLIMLIFGMPYELAVVIVGMVMIMYVLFGGMLATTWVQIIKAVLLLGGATLMVFLILLHFGFSYGEMFKQAALTYGDGVLSPGGLVTNPWDALSLGIALMFGTAGLPHILMRFYTVPDAKEARKSVFYATGLIGYFYILTFTIGFGAMVIVGQDVIAAMDSGGNMAALLLAEATGGTVFLGFIAAVAFATILAVVAGLTLSGASTLSHDLYVSVFRSGKSSEEEEVKVARIATLGLGVVAIALGLAFKGQNVAFMVGLAFAIAASANFPALLLSILWRNFSTFGAALSIGTGTTLAVGLIIISPTVWVDILDNPMAIFPLRNPAIISMTAAFAAGYLGSKLRPDPEASRRYEEQKIRNYLGVGAE, from the coding sequence ATGGACCAGATCGTCACCTCCATCGGCCAGCCCAACATCACGTCCATCGTCTTTTTCCTTTTCTTCATCTGCGCCACCCTGGTCATTACCTATTACGCGGCCAAGAAAAGCCGCTCCGCCTCCCAGTTCTACGCCGCGGGCAGAAGCGTGACCGGCTGGCAGAACGGTTTGGCCCTGGCCGGGGATTATATGAGCGCGGCCTCGTTTCTGGGCATTGCCGGCCTGGTCTCCCTGCGGGGATACGACGGCCTGATCTATTCCATCGGGTTTCTGGTGGGCTGGCCGATCATCATGTTCCTGATCGCCGAGCCGCTGCGCAACCTGGGGAAGTACACCTTCGTGGACGTGGTGGCCTATCGGCTGTCCCAAAAGCCGATCCGCATCGCCGCGTCCATCGGCTCGTTGATGACCGTGTGCTTCTATCTCATCGCCCAGATGGTCGGGTCCGGCTCGTTGATCATGCTGATTTTCGGGATGCCGTATGAGCTGGCCGTGGTCATCGTGGGCATGGTCATGATCATGTACGTGCTGTTCGGGGGCATGCTGGCCACGACCTGGGTGCAGATCATCAAGGCGGTCCTGCTGCTGGGCGGGGCCACGCTGATGGTTTTTCTGATTCTGCTCCATTTTGGGTTCAGCTACGGCGAGATGTTTAAGCAGGCGGCCCTGACCTACGGCGACGGGGTTCTGTCTCCGGGCGGGCTGGTGACCAATCCCTGGGACGCCCTGTCCCTGGGCATCGCCCTGATGTTCGGTACGGCGGGTTTGCCGCACATCCTGATGCGTTTCTACACCGTGCCCGACGCCAAAGAGGCCCGGAAATCCGTGTTCTACGCCACGGGATTGATCGGCTACTTCTACATTCTGACCTTCACCATCGGCTTCGGAGCCATGGTCATCGTGGGCCAGGACGTCATCGCCGCCATGGATTCCGGCGGCAACATGGCCGCGCTGCTGCTGGCCGAGGCCACCGGCGGAACCGTCTTCCTGGGCTTCATCGCCGCCGTGGCCTTCGCCACCATTCTGGCCGTGGTGGCCGGGCTGACCCTGTCCGGGGCCAGCACGCTGTCCCACGATCTGTACGTCAGCGTCTTCCGCTCCGGGAAATCCTCCGAGGAAGAGGAGGTCAAGGTGGCGCGGATCGCCACTCTGGGCTTGGGCGTGGTGGCCATTGCCCTGGGCCTGGCCTTCAAGGGCCAGAACGTGGCCTTCATGGTCGGCCTGGCCTTTGCCATCGCGGCCAGCGCCAATTTTCCGGCCTTGCTGCTGTCCATCCTCTGGCGGAACTTCTCCACCTTCGGCGCGGCCCTGAGCATCGGCACGGGCACCACGCTGGCCGTGGGCCTGATCATCATCAGCCCCACGGTCTGGGTGGACATCCTTGATAATCCCATGGCAATCTTCCCCTTGCGCAACCCGGCCATCATTTCCATGACCGCGGCATTCGCGGCCGGATATCTGGGCTCCAAGCTCAGGCCCGACCCGGAAGCGTCGCGCAGGTACGAGGAACAGAAGATCAGGAACTATCTGGGCGTCGGAGCTGAATGA
- a CDS encoding DUF485 domain-containing protein → MPTDRPKGSLDAEKFQKLVVRKWKVSLTLAAIMLVAYYGFILVLAFAKDVLAYKIGEHLTIGIPVGMLLIVLAWVLTGVYVFWANSSYDKSVKDVLKSMRRD, encoded by the coding sequence ATGCCCACTGATCGTCCCAAAGGCTCATTGGACGCCGAAAAGTTCCAGAAACTGGTCGTCCGCAAATGGAAGGTTTCCCTCACTCTGGCCGCGATCATGCTGGTCGCGTACTATGGATTCATTCTCGTCCTGGCATTCGCCAAGGACGTTTTGGCGTATAAGATCGGAGAACATCTGACCATCGGCATTCCCGTGGGGATGCTGCTCATTGTCCTGGCCTGGGTCCTGACCGGCGTCTACGTGTTCTGGGCCAACTCCTCCTACGACAAGTCCGTCAAGGACGTGTTGAAAAGCATGAGGAGGGACTAA